AAGTTGAGACGGAGGCTGTGATCGATGCTTTTCTCACAACTCTGGCTGAATCAATGGTTGATGGAGTTCGGGTGGAGTTTAGAAAGTTTGGAAGTTTTGGAGTGAAAAAACGAGCTCCCAAACAGGCCAGGAACCCGGGAACCGGTGAAGCTGTGAATTTGCCAGCTCGTTATGTCCCAGTGTTTAAACCCTCTCGCTTGCTTCGTGATCGTGTAAATGTTTCACTTATGG
The sequence above is a segment of the Candidatus Neomarinimicrobiota bacterium genome. Coding sequences within it:
- a CDS encoding integration host factor subunit beta; this translates as MTKADMVDIISGGTGLTKVETEAVIDAFLTTLAESMVDGVRVEFRKFGSFGVKKRAPKQARNPGTGEAVNLPARYVPVFKPSRLLRDRVNVSLMARE